The following are encoded together in the Brassica napus cultivar Da-Ae chromosome A9, Da-Ae, whole genome shotgun sequence genome:
- the BNAA09G32560D gene encoding uncharacterized protein BNAA09G32560D: MLQLLFTIAFSAAPLTLYIPPIRCLTAFAQTMEEMEIEGRLYRGRVFARARIAWSRLLDCFFSSSPRRP, encoded by the coding sequence ATGTTACAGCTGTTATTCACGATAGCGTTCTCGGCGGCGCCGTTAACGCTGTACATACCACCCATCAGATGCTTGACGGCGTTCGCTCAAACGATGGAGGAGATGGAAATTGAAGGCAGGCTTTATAGAGGGAGAGTCTTCGCTCGCGCCAGAATAGCTTGGTCTAGGCTTCTCGAttgcttcttctcctcttctcctcGCCGTCCTTAA
- the LOC106402627 gene encoding uncharacterized protein LOC106402627, whose amino-acid sequence MEPAQIDWKRIDSRFVEDVFYEHLRAPKYFDFLAPNHLDTVDDDAWFCKPDCNHPKRPEDFFQTPTSSKHPSLRDKNQTPGSSTEQKQRRRGHEESENRNPNLSTPPRSWRAALKSSSAKKMNKETPKLKSTQSARNLFSGRDIFGHISEFCYELKRLATRVTEREDTTGKIEVKETRHHQPYTVHELDLKKERKPLLEVSKEKVHESNNTFKENRRRKKRVDDAENIPVCLNVETVVKMKGEECRRIKRVDDAENILTPLKLGNVKNKGHERLLQQIRTNPPSPQCFSDNRTASLKALGTKPTENAMVEEVVKRKEEEEQSRDSNNKEGRGLDVLWFLKPCSMAN is encoded by the exons ATGGAGCCTGCTCAGATCGACTGGAAGCGAATCGATTCTCGTTTTGTGGAAGACGTCTTCTACGAACACCTCCGAGCTCCCAAATATTTCGATTTCTTGGCACCAAATCACTTAGACACCGTTGACGACGACGCTTGGTTCTGCAAGCCTG ATTGTAATCATCCCAAGAGACCTGAGGATTTCTTCCAAACGCCTACTTCTTCCAAG CATCCAAGTCTGAGAGATAAGAATCAGACACCAGGATCTAGTACAGAGCAGAAGCAGAG GAGGAGGGGACATGAAGAGAGTGAAAACCGGAATCCAAACTTATCCACGCCTCCAAGATCATGGCGAGCAGCACTTAAGTCATCCTCCGCCAAGAAGATGAATAAGGAAACACCGAAGCTAAAGAGCACGCAGTCAGCTAGGAATCTATTCTCAGGAAGAGATATATTTGGACATATCTCAGAGTTCTGCTACGAGTTGAAGAGATTAGCCACAAGGGTTACCGAGAGAGAAGATACTACTGGGAAGATTGAAGTGAAGGAGACTCGTCATCATCAGCCTTACACTGTTCACGAGTTGGatttgaagaaggagagaaaGCCGTTGCTGGAAGTGAGCAAAGAGAAGGTCCATGAATCCAACAACACCTTTAAAGAGAACCGTAGAAGAAAGAA GAGAGTGGATGATGCGGAGAATATTCCTGTCTGTCTTAATGTGGAGACTGTAGTAAAGATGAAAGGAGAGGAGTGTAGAAGAATTAA GAGAGTGGATGATGCAGAGAACATCCTTACACCTCTAAAGCTTGGGAATGTAAAGAACAAAGGACATGAGCGGTTACTGCAGCAAATAAGAACAAACCCACCATCTCCTCAGTGCTTCTCAGATAACAGAACAGCTTCATTGAAGGCCTTGGGGACCAAACCTACG GAAAATGCAATGGTTGAAGAAGTGGTGAAGagaaaggaggaagaagagcagAGCAGAGACAGTAACAACAAAGAAGGGAGAGGCTTGGACGTTCTCTGGTTCTTAAAGCCTTGCTCTATGGCcaactaa
- the LOC106402613 gene encoding SURP and G-patch domain-containing protein 1-like protein: MDKGPPPSIFVNDGSFMERFRQLQQEKDDAKDKVPHVVEESKPVKIISRPSSATKVSIGFKTNDAQKKGGKLAFSLKQKSKLLAPPVKLGEEEDEDEGDVKIDHGSAKRPKLEQGRDAPAKSAKVSDVVAPPPAPSDPTVKNAADKLASFVAKNGRAFEDVTRQKNPGDTLFKFLFDESCADYKYYAFRLSEEEKSISQSKESGGLHSGDAGPRMSTTPITSQKPAQQQRGYQIPASALYDASVESGASSRSAQASVTRPNNSDSFSAPKAADPISMMEFYMKKAAQEEKMRRPRQSKDEMPPPASLQGSSAIPSTDSGKRGHHMGDYIPPEELDKFLAKCDDVAALKATKEAAEKAKIQADNVGHKLLSKMGWKEGEGIGSSRKGMADPIMAGDVKTNNLGVGASAPGEVNPEDDIYEQYKKRMMLGYKHRPNPLGNPRKAYY; the protein is encoded by the exons ATGGATAAGGGACCACCTCCTAGCATCTTTGTGAATGATGGGTCCTTCATGGAAAGATTCAGACAGCTTCAACAGGAGAAGGATGACGCCAAGGATAAGGTTCCTCATGTTGTAGAGGAGTCCAAGCCTGTGAAGATTATATCTAGGCCTTCTTCTGCTACTAAAGTTTCCATTGGGTTTAAGACCAATGATGCACAGAAGAAAGGTGGCAAGCTTGCTTTCAGCTTGAAGCAGAAGTCTAAGCTTCTTGCACCTCCTGTAAAGCTTGGTGAAGAAGAGGACGAGGATGAAGGGGATGTGAAAATTGATCATGGATCTGCTAAGCGTCCGAAGCTAGAGCAGGGAAGAGACGCACCCGCCAAGTCAGCCAAAGTGTCAGATGTTGTTG CACCTCCTCCTGCGCCCAGTGATCCTACTGTGAAGAATGCTGCTGATAAACTAGCAAGCTTTGTTGCTAAGAATGGAAGGGCATTTGAGGATGTCACACGCCAAAAGAATCCTGGGGATACACTATTTAA ATTCCTTTTTGATGAGAGCTGTGCGGATTACAAGTACTATGCATTCAGGCTGTCTGAAGAGGAAAAATCTATTTCACAGTCCAAGGAATCTGGTGGACTTCACAGTG GTGATGCAGGCCCTCGGATGTCCACAACACCAATCACTTCTCAAAAGCCAGCTCAGCAACAAAGAGGCTATCAGATCCCTGCTTCCGCTCTCTATGATGCTTCTGTAGAATCCGGAGCTTCCTCTAGATCTGCTCAGGCATCAGTTACAAGACCTAACAACA GCGACTCTTTTAGTGCGCCGAAAGCTGCAGACCCTATTTCAATGATGGAGTTTTACATGAAGAAGGCTGctcaagaagagaagatgagACGTCCTAGGCAGTCAAAAGATGAAATGCCCCCGCCAGCTTCTCTTCAAGGCTCATCTG CAATTCCCTCCACGGACTCCGGGAAGAGAGGTCATCACATGGGTGATTATATCCCACCGGAGGAGCTAGATAAATTCCTTGCAAAGTGTGACGATGTAGCTGCATTGAAAGCCACAAAGGAGGCTGCTGAGAAGGCAAAGATCCAAGCAGATAATGTCGGACATAAGCTCTTGTCAAAAATGGGTTGGAAAGAAG GTGAAGGTATAGGAAGCTCTAGAAAGGGTATGGCAGACCCGATAATGGCAGGCGATGTAAAGACTAACAACTTGGGAGTTGGGGCTTCTGCTCCAGGAGAAGTTAACCCTGAGGATGATATATACGAGCAGTACAAGAAGCGAATGATGCTGGGTTACAAACACAGACCCAATCCACTG GGAAATCCGAGGAAAGCTTATTATTAA
- the LOC106402620 gene encoding putative lipid-transfer protein DIR1 gives MKAMRLGLAMALLMTITVLTIVTAQLEDQQPPPPMLPEEEVGGCSRTFFSALVQLIPCRAAVAPFSPIPPTQSCCSAVVTLGRPCLCLLANGPPLSGIDRSMALQLPQRCSANFPPCDIIN, from the coding sequence ATGAAAGCCATGAGACTTGGGTTAGCTATGGCACTGCTCATGACCATAACGGTTCTTACCATAGTCACTGCACAGCTCGAGGACCAGCAACCACCTCCACCGATGTTACCCGAGGAAGAAGTGGGAGGATGCAGCAGAACATTCTTCTCAGCACTGGTTCAGCTGATACCGTGTAGAGCAGCAGTGGCTCCTTTCAGTCCAATCCCACCGACCCAGTCATGTTGCTCTGCTGTTGTCACACTTGGTCGCCCTTGTCTTTGCCTCCTCGCCAATGGACCTCCACTCTCAGGCATTGACCGCTCCATGGCTCTTCAGCTTCCTCAGAGATGCTCTGCTAATTTCCCTCCTTGCGATATCATTAACTAG
- the LOC106402603 gene encoding clustered mitochondria protein, whose translation MAGKSNKSKAKRAAAQSSAANPTDSAPQSDVPAAPAPVPDNGTVDNAVEATVPEANEVPPPVPNADDSDSQAVAASNDDQPKQGELRLYPVSVKTQSGGKMELQLNPGDSVMDIRQFLLDAPETCYFTCYELLLRNKENETHHLEDYNEISEVADITTGGCSLEMIAALYDDRSIRAHVHRARDLLSLSSLHSLSTTLALKYDAALNKAQNPGDKPNVPELDCLGFMDDVPASLRKLISSPTEDIKCVESIVFSSFNPPPSHRRLVGDLIYLDVVTLEGNKYCITGTTKAFYVNSSGGNILDPRPSKSGFETATLIGLLQKLSSKFKKAFREVMEKKASAHPFENVQSLLPPHSWLRPYPVPDHKRDAARAEEALTISYGSELIGMQRDWNEELQSCREFPHATPQERILRDRALYKVSSDFVDAALNGAIGVISRCIPPINPTDPECLHMYVHNNIFFSFAVDADIEQLSKKRPSSNMAEKIPSSDKVPCKEGTCDGEHNAELNCCSEAPLVENEQATYASANNDLKGTKLYQEADVPGLYNLAMAIIDYRGHRVVAQSVLPGILQGDKSDALLYGSVDNGKKICWNEDFHAKVLEAAKLLHIKEHDVIDASENVFKLAAPVECKGIVGSDNRHYLLDLMRVTPRDANYTGPESRFCVLRPELITSFCQAESQSKRKTKTDEGTDIVPDPSDVSVDTSKTDDELSHGEENGASTSEKTVAEKQDTTADSAARSSESSKLCDEITFNPNVFTDFKLGGTQEEIAADEENVKKVSSYLVDVVLPKFIADLCALEVSPMDGQTLTEALHSHGVNVRYIGRIANGVKHLPHLWDLCLNEITVRSAKHILKDILRDIEDHDIGAAVSHFLNCLFGNVTGGKASTNNVNAKNQKKGQGRGKGKASAKKSLASYMMVDSNILWSDIQEFAKAKFEFELPEQARTTAKNVPVLRNLCQKVGISVAARKYDFGSTSPFDASDVLDLRAVVKHSVPVCSEAKTLVEMGKVQLAEGMLSESYTFFSEAFSILQQVTGPMHREVANCCRYLAMVLYHAGDMAGAIMQQHKELIINERCLGLDHPDTAHSYGNMALFYHGLNQTELALQNMGRALLLLGLSSGPDHPDVAATFINVAMMYQDMGKMDTALRYLQDALKKNERLLGPEHIQTAVCYHALAIACNSMGLFKLSQQHEKKTYDILVKQLGENDSRTKDSQNWMKTFEMREVQKTAQKQKGQAVDAANTKKAIDLLKSRPDLIQAFQNAAAAERANALNEAQPRGRGFDERAARAAAEVRKKAAAKGLLVRPQSGVPVQQLSQLINPGTAASSKKSGENGEAKKVEEKKETSGNGKTTNVAAPAGLGAGLASLDKKKQKAKK comes from the exons ATGGCTGGGAAGTCGAACAAGTCAAAGGCCAAGAGAGCTGCGGCTCAGAGCTCTGCTGCTAATCCCACTGACTCTGCTCCTCAATCCGATGTTCCTGCTGCTCCTGCTCCTGTTCCTGATAATGGAACCGTTGATAATGCTGTTGAAGCTACCGTCCCTGAAGCCAATGAAGTTCCTCCTCCGGTTCCTAACGCTGACGATAGCGATTCACAAGCAGTAGCAGCAAGTAACGATGATCAACCTAAACAAG GTGAACTTCGTCTTTATCCTGTTTCTGTCAAAACACAGAGTGGCGGTAAAATGGAGCTACAA ttgaaCCCTGGAGACTCAGTGATGGATATAAGGCAGTTCCTTCTTGATGCCCCGGAGACATGTTACTTCACTTGCTACGAGTTGTTGCTCCGCAACAAGGAGAATGAAACTCACCATCTTGAAGATTACAATGAGATCTCTGAAGTTGCTGACATCACAACCGGTGGTTGTTCCTTGGAAATGATTGCTG CGTTGTACGATGATAGATCTATCAGGGCTCACGTTCACCGAGCTAGAGACCTCCTTTCGCTTTCTTCGCTCCACTCCCTGTCAACTACGCTTGCCTTGAAGTATGACGCAGCACTGAACAAAGCCCAGAATCCTGGAG ACAAACCCAACGTCCCAGAGCTTGATTGCCTCGGTTTCATGGACGATGTACCTGCCTCGCTCAGGAAGTTGATCAGTTCTCCAACGGAAGATATCAAATGTGTGGAGAGCATTGTCTTCTCGTCCTTCAACCCTCCTCCAAGCCACAGAAG GCTTGTAGGAGACTTAATCTATTTGGATGTTGTGACGCTTGAAGGTAACAAATACTGTATCACGGGCACAACAAAGGCCTTTTACGTTAATTCTAGCGGCGGCAATATTCTCGACCCAAGGCCGAGTAAATCTGGGTTCGAAACAGCTACACTCATTGGTTTATTGCAAAAACTTAGCTCTAAGTTTAAAAAAG CTTTCCGTGAGGTCATGGAAAAGAAAGCCTCTGCACATCCCTTTGAAAATGTTCAATCGCTTTTGCCGCCACACTCATGGCTAAGACCGTATCCTGTTCCCG ATCACAAGCGCGATGCTGCCAGAGCAGAAGAAGCACTGACCATTTCCTATGGTAGTGAGCTGATTGGTATGCAAAGAGATTGGAACGAAGAGTTGCAATCCTGCAGGGAGTTCCCTCACGCTACTCCTCAGGAGAG GATCTTACGTGACAGAGCTCTTTACAAGGTTTCTTCTGACTTTGTCGATGCGGCTCTTAACGGGGCAATTGGTGTAATCAGCCGATGTATACCACCCATTAATCCAACTGATCCAGAGTGTCTGCACAT GTATGTGCACAACAATATCTTTTTCAGCTTTGCTGTTGATGCGGACATTGAACAGCTATCCAAGAAACGTCCCTCAAGTAATATGGCTGAGAAAATACCCTCATCTGATAAGGTTCCCTGCAAAGAAGGAACATGCGATGGAGAACACAATGCAGAGCTTAACTGCTGTAGTGAGGCTCCTCTTGTAGAGAATGAGCAGGCAACCTATGCCTCAGCAAACAACGACTTGAAAGGCACAAAGTTGTATCAAGAAGCAGATGTACCAGGGTTATATAATCTGGCTATGGCCATTATTGACTACAGAGGTCATCGGGTTGTTGCTCAG AGTGTTCTACCAGGTATCCTTCAAGGGGATAAATCAGATGCGCTTTTGTATGGTTCAGTCGATAATGGCAAGAAAATATGCTGGAATGAAGATTTTCATGCTAAG GTGCTTGAGGCTGCAAAACTTCTTCACATAAAGGAACATGATGTTATTGATGCTTCCGAGAATGTCTTCAAGTTAGCTGCACCAGTGGAGTGCAAGGGGATTGTTGGGAGTGACAACAGACATTATCTTCTGGACTTAATGAGAGTGACGCCTCGGGATGCTAATTACACGGGTCCAGAGTCACGCTTTTGTGTACTAAGACCAGAACTTATCACTTCATTTTGCCAG GCTGAATCTCAATCAAAACGTAAAACCAAGACTGATGAAGGGACGGATATTGTTCCTGATCCTTCTGATGTTAGTGTTGATACTTCTAAGACGGATGATGAATTGAGCCATGGAGAGGAAAACGGAGCGTCAACTTCTGAG AAAACTGTTGCAGAAAAGCAAGATACCACTGCCGATTCTGCAGCCAGATCATCTGAAAGTTCCAAACTATGTGATGAAATAACATTTAACCCTAATGTTTTCACTGACTTCAAATTAGGTGGCACGCAAGAG GAGATAGCTGCTGATGAAGAAAATGTGAAGAAAGTTAGTTCATACCTTGTGGATGTGGTGCTTCCAAAATTCATAGCAGATCTTTGCGCTCTTGAAGTTTCCCCAATGGATGGTCAAACTTTGACTGAAGCACTCCATTCTCATGGTGTCAATGTTCGTTACATTGGAAGG ATTGCTAATGGAGTGAAGCATTTACCTCATTTGTGGGATCTTTGTTTGAATGAAATTACCGTAAGATCTGCCAAGCACATTCTCAAG GACATTCTAAGAGATATAGAGGATCACGATATTGGTGCAGCAGTCTCACATTTCTTAAATTGTCTCTTCGGAAATGTTACTGGAGGAAAAGCTAGCACCAACAACGTGAATGCTAAAAATCAAAAGAAG GGTCAAGGAAGAGGGAAAGGAAAAGCTTCTGCAAAGAAAAGTCTCGCATCTTATATGATGGTTGATTCCAACATTCTATGGTCTGACATTCAAGAGTTTGCCAAAGCCAAGTTTGAG TTTGAGTTGCCCGAGCAGGCGAGAACTACAGCTAAAAATGTACCTGTACTCCGTAACCTTTGCCAGAAG GTTGGCATCAGTGTTGCCGCTCGTAAATACGACTTTGGTTCTACCTCGCCTTTTGATGCGTCAGATGTGTTGGATCTTCGTGCTGTTGTTAAGCATTCTGTCCCTGTATGCTCTGAGGCTAAAACTCTCGTTGAGATGGGGAAGGTCCAACTCGCTGAG GGCATGCTTAGCGAGTCCTACACGTTTTTCTCAGAGGCGTTTTCGATACTTCAACAG GTGACTGGTCCAATGCACAGGGAAGTTGCAAACTGCTGCAG GTACCTTGCCATGGTTTTGTACCATGCTGGAGATATGGCTGGTGCCATAATGCAGCAACACAAGGAACTAATCATAAATGAGCGTTGCCTTGGTTTGGACCATCCTGATACTGCTCACAG CTATGGCAATATGGCTCTATTCTATCATGGGCTGAATCAGACAGAGCTCGCTCTACAGAACATGGGCCGTGCCTTGCTTTTACTTGGCCTTTCATCTGGCCCTGATCATCCAGATGTTGCAGCCACATTTATAAATGTTGCCATGATGTATCAAGATATGGGCAAGATGGACACAGCTCTACGCTATCTTCAAGACGCTTTGAAGAAAAACGAGAGGCTTCTTGGTCCGGAACACATTCAGACTGCAGTATGCTACCACGCTCTTGCCATTGCGTGCAACAGCATGGGTTTATTCAAGCTCTCACAACAG CATGAGAAGAAAACCTATGATATACTTGTCAAACAATTGGGAGAGAATGATTCCAGAACAAAAGACTCTCAAAACTGGATGAAGACTTTTGAGATGCGTGAGGTTCAGAAGACTGCACAAAAGCAGAAAGGACAGGCAGTCGATGCGGCCAACACGAAAAAGGCTATCGATCTCTTGAAG TCACGTCCAGACCTGATACAGGCGTTCCAAAACGCAGCAGCGGCAGAGAGGGCTAATGCTCTGAACGAGGCTCAACCTCGGGGCAGAGGTTTTGATGAAAGAGCGGCTCGTGCTGCAGCTGAAGTTAGGAAGAAGGCAGCTGCTAAGGGGCTACTGGTTCGTCCCCAGAGTGGTGTTCCAGTGCAACAGCTATCTCAACTGATCAATCCAGGAACTGCAGCTTCTTCTAAGAAAAGTGGCGAAAATGGGGAGGCCAAAAAGGtcgaagagaagaaagaaacctCTGGAAACGGGAAAACAACGAACGTGGCGGCTCCTGCAGGGTTGGGAGCTGGCTTAGCATCATTGGATAAGAAGAAGCAAAAAgccaaaaagtaa